In a single window of the Desulfovibrio sp. Huiquan2017 genome:
- a CDS encoding sigma-54 dependent transcriptional regulator, whose amino-acid sequence MSLNLDGIIGNSPVLAKVFKVLGKVAPTDSTVLVTGESGTGKELLVRALHRNSERHEMPFVPINCGAIPRELLESELFGHEKGAFTHAIRSRPGRFELADGGTIFLDEIGEMDLSLQVKILRALQEKEIERVGGTSIKKVDVRVVAATNRDLEGEVASGRFREDLFYRLNVIPMTLPPLRERGMDILLLAEHFLTRHCGDKARKPLTLSEKAREMLLTYSWPGNVRELENFMERLAILCDGCEVEPEDLPEKIFTDIGEKPLRREEKVVPMRPVGFAWPSLKDMRDKDLKLKEFLEAIEGRLLAEALEQAEGVKNKAAELVGIKRTTLIEKLKKRDLL is encoded by the coding sequence ATGTCGCTCAATCTTGACGGCATCATCGGAAACAGTCCGGTCTTGGCCAAGGTGTTCAAGGTGCTGGGCAAGGTTGCGCCCACGGACAGCACGGTGTTGGTCACGGGCGAGTCCGGGACTGGCAAGGAGTTGCTGGTCCGGGCGCTGCACCGCAACAGCGAGCGCCACGAGATGCCGTTCGTGCCCATCAACTGCGGGGCGATCCCGCGCGAATTGCTTGAATCCGAGTTGTTCGGGCATGAGAAGGGCGCATTCACCCACGCCATCCGCTCCCGGCCCGGTCGGTTCGAACTGGCCGACGGCGGCACTATTTTTCTGGACGAAATCGGGGAGATGGACCTTTCGCTCCAGGTGAAGATCCTGCGCGCCTTGCAGGAGAAGGAGATCGAGCGGGTGGGCGGCACCTCCATCAAGAAGGTGGACGTGCGGGTAGTGGCGGCCACCAACCGGGACCTGGAGGGTGAGGTGGCTTCGGGCCGCTTCCGCGAGGACCTGTTCTATCGCCTCAACGTCATTCCCATGACCCTGCCGCCCCTGCGCGAGCGCGGCATGGACATTCTGCTGCTGGCCGAACATTTCCTGACCCGTCACTGCGGCGACAAGGCGCGCAAGCCGTTGACTCTGTCCGAGAAGGCGCGCGAGATGCTCCTGACCTATTCCTGGCCCGGCAATGTGCGCGAGCTGGAGAATTTCATGGAGCGGCTGGCCATCCTGTGTGACGGCTGTGAAGTGGAACCCGAGGATTTGCCGGAGAAGATTTTCACGGACATCGGGGAGAAGCCGCTTCGGCGGGAGGAGAAGGTCGTGCCCATGCGCCCGGTCGGGTTCGCCTGGCCGTCGCTCAAGGACATGCGCGACAAGGATTTGAAGCTCAAGGAATTTTTGGAGGCCATCGAGGGCCGCCTGTTGGCCGAGGCCCTGGAGCAGGCCGAAGGGGTCAAGAACAAGGCCGCCGAACTGGTCGGCATCAAGCGGACCACCCTCATCGAGAAGCTGAAAAAAAGGGATTTGTTGTAA
- a CDS encoding bifunctional oligoribonuclease/PAP phosphatase NrnA, with translation MESPIRRISEIIAGHDEFLIASHYSPDGDAIGSICALGHILVSLGKRVSLYNPSGMPSRYAFIGLPAPIKRELPAALPPWTFVLDCGSRERMGEALATRSSETAFVNIDHHLGNDEFGAVNWVDAKQPSVGSMVALLADALDVPLTGPLAECIYLSVATDTGFFTYGNTTPESLELAAAMLRNGLDIALMNERITKQWSENRMRLWTEAMAAMELFLDKRVSATVITREMFARTGTTNADTENLINFLRRLKTVRVAAVLREEGPDLYKFSLRSYGDDNVQKVAARFGGGGHKNAAGGSIQAPLAEAKARLIQAVADQLEID, from the coding sequence ATGGAAAGTCCCATCCGACGGATTAGCGAAATCATCGCGGGGCATGACGAATTCCTGATCGCCTCACACTATAGCCCAGACGGGGACGCCATCGGGTCCATCTGCGCCCTAGGCCACATCCTGGTCTCTCTGGGTAAAAGGGTCTCGCTGTACAACCCGTCTGGCATGCCCTCGCGCTACGCCTTCATCGGCCTGCCCGCCCCCATAAAGCGCGAGTTGCCCGCCGCCCTGCCCCCCTGGACCTTCGTCCTGGACTGCGGCAGCCGGGAGCGCATGGGGGAAGCACTGGCCACCCGCTCAAGCGAGACCGCGTTCGTCAACATCGACCACCACCTAGGCAACGACGAGTTCGGCGCAGTCAACTGGGTGGACGCGAAACAGCCCTCCGTGGGCAGCATGGTCGCCCTGCTCGCCGATGCGCTCGACGTGCCTCTGACCGGTCCCCTGGCCGAGTGCATCTATTTGTCCGTGGCCACGGACACCGGTTTCTTCACCTACGGCAACACCACTCCGGAATCCCTGGAGCTGGCCGCCGCGATGCTCCGCAACGGGCTCGACATAGCCCTCATGAACGAGCGCATCACCAAGCAGTGGTCCGAGAACCGCATGCGCCTCTGGACCGAAGCCATGGCCGCCATGGAGCTGTTCCTGGACAAACGCGTCAGCGCCACGGTGATCACCCGGGAAATGTTCGCGCGCACGGGTACGACCAACGCGGACACCGAGAACCTGATCAATTTCCTGCGGCGGTTGAAGACCGTTCGCGTGGCCGCCGTCCTGCGCGAGGAAGGTCCGGACCTGTACAAGTTCAGCCTGCGCTCTTACGGCGACGACAACGTCCAGAAGGTAGCCGCCCGATTCGGCGGCGGCGGGCACAAAAACGCGGCGGGCGGGTCCATCCAGGCTCCCCTGGCCGAAGCCAAGGCGCGGCTCATACAGGCCGTGGCCGACCAGTTGGAGATCGACTAG
- a CDS encoding tetratricopeptide repeat protein, which produces MKILLPMGIWGRESRPESRSFPGKLVKAMAVTDNGVEITTSTDAFGYIRVPEQGKPEFVLQVYNDPIGARWRSPAAPPARSAQAPRTAPAATQTPPSRAATPVAKAAAPEPKAPTAADVARNLSAVRPDQPAPVQSETDLPPETPPAGRKPFFAVPYSVRDEVQAPGDRTATSAAETPAPAAPGGAVTGDYPPASELRFKAVNKSAEDVKFAELAGDAGGASPVVAPAEPGSRPETGSPAEPVVRQTVAPPPQPVRAEPQPVAEVPAPAQDSPGNEVLGSVSPPPSAEPGETRKTEAPTPAEISGQGQVGGAVSPPPPPMADAGQAGGAVSPPPATPEATPAPVPTATQPVPPAEPPVPAVEQPAQPAPKQPAQTADAESSAPADVQPGAEGAPAKELSPAEKEKARIQALRDSLYEAQSLMFNGALEEALPLYEDILKQPKLPEDIREETLYAVADIKKQLDSKDLANKFDEVAQAYIQAMNANLRSSRVPRALLNLGLLNLQVGNFPEARAYFKILQDKYPDDDNIPSISYYWGEYWYRKGDYKKAADQFQYLIQTYPEHQLAKQAAYYLADSLNRLGYLDQAYQIVDYIDKRWPDYYMENMDFLRLAGGVEMQLKKWDQAKNHYFTYYNLNPEADGADVVLARIGDIYLRKNEKDAAKQVYEKAAKDYPDKEGGLIAKMRLAEEGIYDDPAMNEMVDVFNRPYNLNPKRVYTEIVSQHPDSPLAPIAQLKLAMWYAFNKKYPEALTAAQDLIEKYPDSPLVEKARTLGDSVFVRAVPGMLAEQRYGRIIRYWETYDFIGKKDSKVDDATKLAIATSYWKIGQPDKALEMLKPYLVEKQIPGVSDQALGLAVNIYLDQLAWQDISDLVSMASKHWKLKPEQERQLQYARAMALQNLGDDKRAVTLWADLAKDTTVDPAFRAYAMYYMAKDAMERQDLRRVFVYSQEALSLLLQTNGDPEKIKDAVLMSIYATERSGRYEEALKWAKEYDKYISVDNPEWASTRFKLARIYRKAGAMDEWKQLLQDIIDKKPDSLQAQLAKSALETYDLEQKASQYAPNPG; this is translated from the coding sequence ATGAAGATCCTGCTGCCCATGGGCATTTGGGGCCGGGAATCCCGGCCTGAATCCCGAAGCTTTCCTGGCAAGCTGGTCAAGGCTATGGCCGTCACGGACAACGGGGTAGAGATCACCACCTCGACCGACGCTTTCGGCTACATCCGTGTGCCCGAGCAGGGCAAACCGGAATTTGTTCTCCAGGTCTACAACGATCCCATCGGCGCACGCTGGCGGTCGCCCGCCGCGCCTCCGGCCCGGTCCGCTCAGGCTCCCCGGACCGCACCAGCCGCGACGCAGACCCCACCATCCCGGGCCGCTACGCCCGTGGCCAAAGCCGCCGCGCCCGAGCCCAAAGCTCCCACGGCCGCCGACGTGGCCCGCAACCTGTCCGCGGTCCGTCCAGACCAGCCCGCCCCGGTGCAGTCCGAGACGGATCTGCCTCCCGAGACTCCGCCCGCCGGACGCAAACCGTTTTTCGCCGTGCCTTATTCCGTGCGCGACGAGGTCCAAGCCCCCGGCGACCGGACTGCTACCTCTGCCGCGGAAACTCCGGCACCAGCCGCCCCCGGCGGTGCCGTGACCGGCGATTATCCGCCTGCCAGCGAGTTGCGTTTCAAGGCGGTGAACAAGTCAGCCGAGGACGTGAAGTTCGCGGAGTTGGCCGGTGACGCGGGGGGCGCTTCCCCGGTGGTTGCGCCAGCCGAACCCGGGTCGCGTCCCGAGACTGGCTCTCCTGCTGAGCCGGTCGTGCGTCAGACCGTGGCCCCGCCGCCGCAACCTGTTCGGGCCGAGCCGCAACCGGTTGCGGAAGTTCCGGCCCCGGCGCAGGACTCTCCCGGCAACGAAGTGCTCGGCAGCGTGAGCCCGCCCCCGTCGGCCGAGCCGGGCGAGACGCGCAAAACCGAGGCCCCGACTCCGGCCGAAATATCGGGCCAGGGGCAGGTGGGTGGTGCGGTGTCGCCGCCTCCGCCGCCGATGGCCGACGCGGGACAGGCCGGTGGTGCGGTCTCGCCGCCTCCGGCCACGCCCGAAGCGACGCCCGCTCCGGTCCCCACGGCAACGCAACCCGTCCCGCCTGCGGAGCCGCCCGTTCCGGCCGTGGAGCAACCCGCCCAACCGGCCCCGAAACAGCCCGCACAAACGGCCGATGCCGAGTCGTCCGCGCCCGCCGACGTGCAGCCGGGCGCCGAAGGAGCGCCCGCGAAGGAGTTGTCGCCCGCCGAAAAGGAAAAGGCCCGCATCCAGGCCCTCCGCGACAGTCTCTACGAGGCGCAGTCCCTGATGTTCAACGGTGCGTTGGAAGAGGCGCTGCCGTTGTACGAGGACATCCTCAAGCAGCCTAAGTTGCCGGAGGACATACGCGAGGAAACCCTGTATGCCGTGGCCGACATCAAGAAGCAGCTCGATTCCAAAGATCTGGCGAACAAGTTCGACGAAGTGGCCCAGGCTTACATCCAGGCCATGAACGCCAACCTGCGTTCCAGCCGTGTGCCGCGAGCCCTGCTCAACCTCGGCCTGCTTAACCTCCAGGTGGGCAACTTCCCCGAGGCCCGGGCCTATTTCAAGATTTTGCAGGACAAGTACCCGGACGACGACAATATTCCGTCCATCAGCTATTATTGGGGCGAATACTGGTACCGCAAGGGCGACTACAAGAAGGCCGCCGATCAGTTCCAATATCTCATCCAGACCTACCCCGAGCACCAGTTGGCCAAGCAGGCCGCCTACTATCTGGCGGATTCCCTGAACCGCCTGGGCTACCTGGACCAAGCCTACCAGATCGTGGACTACATCGACAAACGCTGGCCCGATTACTACATGGAGAACATGGACTTTCTGCGGTTGGCGGGTGGCGTGGAGATGCAGCTCAAGAAGTGGGACCAGGCCAAGAACCACTATTTCACCTACTACAACCTGAATCCCGAAGCGGACGGCGCGGACGTGGTCCTGGCCCGCATCGGGGATATCTATCTGCGCAAGAACGAGAAGGACGCGGCCAAGCAGGTCTATGAAAAGGCGGCCAAGGACTATCCGGACAAGGAGGGTGGGCTCATCGCCAAGATGCGTCTGGCCGAGGAGGGCATTTACGACGATCCGGCCATGAACGAGATGGTCGATGTCTTCAACCGCCCGTACAACCTCAACCCCAAGCGGGTTTATACCGAGATCGTTTCGCAGCATCCGGATAGCCCGCTGGCGCCCATCGCCCAGCTCAAGCTGGCCATGTGGTACGCCTTCAACAAAAAATATCCCGAAGCGCTGACCGCAGCCCAGGACCTCATCGAGAAGTACCCTGACAGCCCTCTGGTGGAAAAAGCCCGGACCCTGGGCGACTCGGTCTTTGTCCGTGCCGTGCCCGGCATGCTGGCCGAACAGCGTTACGGTCGCATCATCCGCTACTGGGAGACCTACGATTTCATCGGCAAGAAGGACTCCAAGGTTGACGACGCCACCAAGCTCGCCATCGCCACCAGCTACTGGAAGATCGGCCAGCCGGACAAGGCCTTGGAGATGCTTAAGCCGTACCTGGTCGAGAAACAGATTCCCGGCGTCTCGGACCAAGCCCTGGGGCTGGCCGTGAACATCTATCTCGATCAACTCGCCTGGCAGGACATTTCGGACTTGGTTTCCATGGCTTCCAAGCATTGGAAGCTCAAGCCCGAGCAGGAGCGTCAGCTTCAATACGCCCGGGCCATGGCCTTGCAGAATCTGGGCGACGACAAGCGGGCCGTGACCCTGTGGGCCGACCTGGCCAAGGACACCACCGTGGACCCGGCCTTCCGCGCCTACGCCATGTACTACATGGCCAAGGACGCCATGGAGCGTCAGGACCTGCGCCGTGTCTTCGTCTATTCGCAGGAGGCTCTGTCCCTGTTGTTGCAGACCAATGGCGATCCCGAGAAGATCAAGGACGCCGTGCTCATGTCCATCTACGCCACCGAGCGGTCCGGCCGCTACGAGGAGGCGCTCAAATGGGCCAAGGAGTACGACAAGTATATCTCGGTGGACAATCCGGAATGGGCCTCCACCCGGTTCAAGCTCGCCCGTATCTACCGCAAGGCCGGGGCCATGGATGAATGGAAGCAGCTTTTGCAGGACATCATCGACAAGAAGCCTGACTCCCTTCAGGCCCAACTCGCCAAGTCCGCCCTGGAGACCTACGACCTCGAACAGAAGGCCAGTCAGTACGCCCCCAATCCCGGGTAG
- the rbfA gene encoding 30S ribosome-binding factor RbfA: MKASTSRRAVRMGDQILREVGTLLVEEAADPRLNLVTLSGVRMNSNLRIAEIFYTVSGDAEHRKEVQEGLEKATGFLRSRLGRILKLQYTPELRFQFDEFLEDVVYGKSHPTD, translated from the coding sequence ATGAAAGCTTCCACTTCCCGACGCGCCGTGCGCATGGGCGACCAGATCCTGCGCGAGGTCGGCACCCTCCTCGTGGAGGAGGCCGCGGACCCGCGCCTGAACCTCGTCACCCTGTCCGGGGTTCGCATGAACTCCAACCTGCGCATCGCCGAGATCTTTTACACGGTGTCCGGCGACGCCGAGCACCGCAAGGAAGTCCAGGAAGGCCTGGAAAAGGCTACCGGCTTCCTGCGTTCGCGGCTCGGGCGTATTCTCAAGCTGCAATACACCCCCGAACTGCGCTTCCAGTTCGACGAATTTCTTGAGGACGTGGTCTATGGAAAGTCCCATCCGACGGATTAG
- the truB gene encoding tRNA pseudouridine(55) synthase TruB has protein sequence MGRRRNQRSPFQLDGLLILNKPSGPTSAACLNDIKHRLKQYKIGHGGTLDPMAEGVLLVLLGNGTKLAPYLTGGTKTYSGTFRLGITTDTLDIQGEVLKESPVDASPDDVEREILYWKELTEQEVPAYSAAKHQGKPLYALAREGLETPVKIKPIVVSHVEMLDVNPPEAAFRVSCSAGTYIRSLVHSLGTRMGCGAALTSLVREASEPFRLEQAFDLEDVLEHPELFPERVIPLRDTLPHWPRFRLTEPLAGLVMNGSWLPVADQPGALLAGKLGDQAMLLGPDEAPLALVEAKLQDGKPRWAILRGLWNRD, from the coding sequence ATGGGCCGACGACGCAACCAGCGCAGCCCGTTCCAGCTCGACGGCCTGCTGATCCTGAACAAACCTTCCGGGCCCACCTCGGCCGCCTGCCTGAACGACATCAAGCACCGCCTCAAGCAGTACAAGATCGGCCACGGCGGCACCCTGGACCCCATGGCCGAAGGCGTGCTTCTGGTCCTGCTCGGCAACGGCACCAAGCTCGCGCCATACCTGACCGGCGGAACCAAGACCTATTCCGGTACATTTCGTCTCGGAATAACCACCGATACGCTTGATATCCAAGGGGAAGTCCTCAAGGAAAGCCCGGTGGACGCCTCGCCCGACGATGTCGAACGCGAAATTTTATATTGGAAAGAGTTGACAGAGCAGGAGGTTCCTGCCTATTCGGCTGCCAAACACCAGGGCAAGCCGCTGTACGCCTTGGCTCGCGAGGGCCTGGAAACACCGGTCAAAATAAAGCCCATTGTTGTTTCTCATGTGGAAATGCTGGACGTGAATCCGCCCGAGGCGGCATTCAGGGTCAGTTGTTCCGCGGGCACCTACATACGATCCCTGGTCCACAGCTTGGGGACGCGAATGGGGTGCGGCGCGGCACTGACCAGCCTGGTCAGGGAAGCCAGCGAGCCGTTTCGGCTCGAACAGGCCTTTGACCTGGAGGACGTCCTGGAGCATCCGGAATTGTTTCCGGAACGGGTGATTCCGCTACGGGACACCCTGCCTCATTGGCCGAGGTTTCGGTTGACCGAACCGCTGGCCGGGCTCGTCATGAACGGGTCCTGGCTGCCGGTGGCCGACCAACCCGGCGCCCTGCTGGCGGGCAAACTCGGCGACCAGGCCATGCTGCTTGGTCCCGATGAAGCGCCCCTGGCATTGGTGGAGGCCAAGCTTCAAGACGGCAAGCCCCGATGGGCCATTCTCCGGGGACTCTGGAACCGGGACTGA
- the rpsO gene encoding 30S ribosomal protein S15, with protein sequence MVMTAEEKQKIIDEYKTCEGDTGSPEVQVALLTARITYLAEHFKTHKKDHHSRTGLLKLVGQRRKLLKYLQNKDIQRYRDLIGRLGLRK encoded by the coding sequence GTGGTCATGACTGCTGAAGAAAAACAGAAGATCATCGACGAGTACAAGACCTGTGAAGGCGACACCGGGTCCCCCGAGGTCCAGGTCGCGCTGTTGACCGCGCGCATCACCTACCTGGCCGAGCACTTCAAGACCCATAAGAAGGACCACCACTCCCGCACCGGCCTGCTGAAGCTGGTCGGCCAGCGCAGGAAACTGCTCAAGTACCTGCAAAACAAGGACATCCAGCGCTACCGCGACCTCATCGGCCGCCTTGGTCTGCGCAAGTAG
- a CDS encoding UXX-star (seleno)protein family 1 has protein sequence MSKIVIYGKSTCPHTKRALAAHPEARFVDILASEANMEEMLRLSGGQRRIPVIVEEGKACVGFKRGS, from the coding sequence ATGAGTAAAATCGTCATTTATGGCAAATCGACATGCCCGCACACCAAGCGGGCCCTGGCCGCCCATCCGGAGGCGCGCTTCGTGGACATCCTGGCCTCGGAAGCCAACATGGAAGAGATGCTCAGGCTCTCCGGCGGACAGCGACGCATCCCGGTCATCGTCGAAGAGGGCAAGGCCTGCGTGGGCTTCAAGCGAGGCTCCTGA
- a CDS encoding DUF503 domain-containing protein, with product MIIGVLHLEFRLHGNRSLKGKRKVSLSLKQKLRNKFNVSVAEVDALDVHDKLVLAVVTAANESTRVESTLSRALAMVEAISPAELTRCNTEIFSDSD from the coding sequence ATGATCATCGGCGTGCTCCACCTCGAATTCAGGCTCCACGGCAACCGCTCCCTCAAGGGCAAACGCAAAGTATCCCTGAGCCTGAAGCAGAAGCTGCGAAACAAGTTCAATGTTTCCGTTGCCGAAGTGGACGCCCTCGACGTACATGACAAGCTGGTCCTGGCCGTGGTGACCGCGGCCAATGAATCGACCCGAGTGGAGAGCACCCTGTCCAGGGCCCTGGCCATGGTCGAGGCCATCTCCCCGGCGGAATTGACCCGCTGCAACACAGAAATTTTTTCGGATTCCGACTAG
- the pnp gene encoding polyribonucleotide nucleotidyltransferase, translating to MTMIPFSATSVTAKVGDLDITIETGKYARQASGAVTISSGDTTVLVTAVTQPLAEDRGFFPLTCNYQEMAYAAGRVPGNYFRREVGRPSERETLVSRLIDRPIRPLFAKGFSDEVQIIATVLSADKHVNPDVLALTGASAACHISKMPFLGPIVGARVGYVDGQFVLYPSYKGIEERSSLNLIFAATRDAMVMVEGGGDFVSEDLVADALAWGHEQVRPLFDIQDELREKVGVPKIEVTPPHHDEEVAEYLGELLTDDLKKALTTPEKMVRYAAKDAAKKKAKEAVAEKFPDDPAKLAAVDDVVGDMTKKIVRERIVKEGLRIDGRDTSTVRPLSIEVGVLQQTHGSALFRRGETCSLATATLGSTRDEQRYDSLLGDATKRFMLHYNFPPYCVGEARMLRGPSRREVGHGALAERALTPVIPNPETFPFTIRVVSEIMESNGSSSMASVCGATLSLMDAGVPISAPVAGIAMGLCKEGDQYFVLTDILGDEDALGDMDFKVAGTRDGITAIQMDIKIAGIPQEVLKKALQQAKEARTHILDHMTEVLETPRSELSTLAPQMDVVYIDPEKIRSVIGPGGKNIKAITAETEADIDIEDSGKISIFAPTLASMEKAKEMVLYYDQKPEPGKNYKGVVRKILEVGALVEILPGQEGMLHISQLDFDRVERVEDVVQLGQEVMVKCISLEPGGRIRLSRKAWLMEEAGQEVNLDEFKRPAPRGGDRDRGGRRDSRDSRGGRGRDRR from the coding sequence ATGACGATGATTCCTTTCAGCGCCACCAGCGTAACAGCCAAGGTCGGCGATCTCGACATCACCATTGAAACCGGGAAATACGCCCGCCAGGCCTCGGGCGCCGTGACCATTTCGTCCGGCGACACCACCGTGCTGGTCACGGCCGTGACCCAGCCCCTGGCCGAAGACCGGGGCTTCTTCCCCCTGACCTGCAACTATCAAGAAATGGCCTACGCCGCCGGCCGCGTGCCGGGCAACTACTTCCGCCGCGAAGTGGGCCGTCCGTCCGAGCGCGAGACCCTGGTCTCCCGGCTCATCGACCGTCCCATCCGGCCCCTGTTCGCCAAGGGCTTCTCCGATGAGGTCCAGATCATCGCCACGGTCCTGTCCGCCGACAAGCACGTCAATCCGGACGTCCTGGCCCTGACCGGCGCTTCCGCCGCCTGCCACATCTCCAAGATGCCCTTCCTCGGCCCCATCGTCGGCGCCCGCGTGGGCTACGTGGACGGCCAGTTCGTCCTCTACCCCTCCTATAAGGGCATTGAGGAGCGCTCCTCCCTGAACCTGATCTTCGCGGCCACCCGCGACGCCATGGTCATGGTTGAAGGCGGCGGCGACTTCGTCTCCGAAGATCTGGTGGCCGACGCCCTGGCCTGGGGCCACGAGCAGGTCCGTCCGCTTTTCGATATCCAGGACGAGCTGCGCGAAAAGGTCGGCGTGCCCAAGATCGAGGTCACCCCGCCTCATCACGACGAGGAAGTGGCCGAATACCTGGGCGAGCTCCTCACCGACGACCTCAAGAAGGCCCTGACGACCCCCGAGAAGATGGTCCGCTACGCCGCCAAGGACGCCGCCAAGAAAAAGGCCAAGGAAGCCGTGGCCGAGAAGTTCCCCGACGATCCGGCCAAGCTGGCCGCCGTGGACGATGTCGTCGGCGACATGACCAAGAAAATCGTGCGTGAGCGCATCGTCAAGGAAGGACTGCGCATCGACGGCCGCGACACCTCGACCGTCCGCCCGCTGTCCATCGAAGTCGGCGTGCTCCAGCAGACCCACGGTTCCGCCCTGTTCCGTCGCGGCGAGACCTGCTCCCTGGCCACCGCCACCCTGGGCTCCACCCGGGACGAGCAGCGCTACGACTCCTTGCTCGGCGACGCCACCAAACGGTTCATGCTGCACTACAATTTCCCGCCCTACTGCGTCGGTGAAGCCCGCATGCTGCGCGGCCCCTCCCGCCGCGAGGTCGGTCACGGCGCTCTGGCCGAACGGGCTCTGACCCCGGTCATCCCCAATCCGGAGACCTTCCCGTTCACCATCCGCGTGGTCTCCGAGATCATGGAGTCCAACGGCTCCTCGTCCATGGCCAGCGTATGCGGCGCGACCCTGTCCCTGATGGATGCGGGCGTGCCCATCTCCGCCCCCGTGGCCGGTATCGCCATGGGCCTGTGCAAGGAAGGCGACCAGTACTTCGTTCTGACCGACATTCTCGGCGACGAGGACGCGCTGGGCGACATGGACTTCAAGGTCGCGGGTACCCGCGACGGCATCACCGCCATCCAGATGGACATCAAGATCGCGGGCATCCCGCAAGAGGTCCTCAAGAAGGCGTTGCAGCAGGCCAAGGAAGCACGCACCCACATCCTCGACCACATGACCGAGGTACTGGAAACCCCGCGCTCCGAACTGTCCACTCTGGCACCGCAGATGGACGTGGTCTACATTGATCCCGAGAAGATCCGTTCCGTCATCGGACCCGGCGGCAAGAACATCAAGGCCATCACCGCTGAGACCGAAGCGGACATCGACATCGAGGATTCCGGCAAGATTTCCATCTTCGCCCCGACCCTGGCGTCCATGGAAAAGGCCAAGGAAATGGTCCTCTACTACGACCAGAAGCCCGAACCCGGCAAGAACTACAAGGGCGTGGTGCGCAAGATTCTCGAAGTCGGTGCGCTGGTCGAGATCCTGCCCGGCCAGGAAGGTATGCTGCACATATCCCAGCTCGACTTCGACCGTGTGGAGCGTGTGGAAGACGTGGTCCAGCTCGGCCAGGAAGTCATGGTCAAGTGCATCTCGCTGGAGCCCGGTGGACGCATCCGCCTGTCCCGCAAGGCATGGCTCATGGAAGAAGCCGGCCAGGAAGTCAACCTGGACGAATTCAAGCGCCCTGCTCCGCGCGGCGGCGACCGTGACCGCGGCGGACGCCGCGACAGCCGCGACAGCCGTGGCGGACGCGGACGCGACCGTCGCTAA
- the amrB gene encoding AmmeMemoRadiSam system protein B has protein sequence MDRHPIVAGRFYDARPDRLHAVVDGFLSLAGKRQQEPTLLAMVPHAGYVFSGEVCGRTLGAANLASIVVLLGPNHTGRGERFALWPDGAWLVPGGSLAVNTALAEALLAADPGIKADTAAHMGEHSLEVVLPFLHRLNPDTTIVPVCVSLPGLESLERVGRAMGKVLADFPEPVSLVVSSDMSHYISHENARKMDGMALEPVMTLEPAKLYETVRSQGITMCGVLPMTAGLYAARELGATHAELVAYATSGEASGDFEQVVGYAGVLVR, from the coding sequence ATGGATAGACATCCCATCGTTGCCGGACGGTTTTACGATGCGCGTCCTGATAGGTTGCACGCCGTGGTGGACGGTTTTCTCAGCTTGGCCGGGAAGCGGCAGCAAGAACCGACTCTGCTGGCTATGGTCCCCCATGCCGGGTACGTTTTTTCCGGGGAGGTCTGCGGCCGCACCTTGGGCGCGGCCAATCTCGCGTCCATCGTGGTGTTGCTCGGCCCCAACCATACGGGGCGGGGCGAACGGTTCGCCCTATGGCCTGACGGGGCTTGGCTTGTCCCCGGCGGCTCTCTGGCCGTGAACACCGCGCTGGCCGAAGCGCTGCTGGCCGCCGATCCGGGCATCAAGGCGGACACGGCCGCGCATATGGGCGAGCATTCCCTGGAGGTGGTCTTGCCGTTTCTGCATCGACTCAACCCGGACACGACCATTGTGCCCGTCTGCGTCTCCTTGCCCGGCCTGGAGTCCCTGGAACGGGTGGGACGGGCCATGGGCAAGGTGCTGGCGGATTTCCCCGAACCCGTGTCCTTGGTGGTCAGCTCGGACATGAGCCACTACATATCCCACGAAAATGCCCGGAAGATGGACGGTATGGCCCTGGAGCCGGTGATGACGCTGGAACCGGCCAAGCTCTACGAGACCGTGCGCTCCCAGGGCATCACCATGTGCGGGGTCCTGCCCATGACCGCTGGGCTGTATGCGGCCAGGGAACTCGGCGCGACCCACGCCGAACTGGTTGCCTACGCCACCTCGGGCGAGGCCTCCGGCGATTTTGAGCAGGTGGTGGGCTACGCGGGAGTGCTGGTCCGCTAA